Within the Pseudomonas chlororaphis subsp. aurantiaca genome, the region GCTGAGGCCAGTAGCGCTGCAGATAAGGATTAACCTCGGACAAATGGAAGCCGATCTGATTCTGCTCCCACCGTTTGTGCCAAAACTCCGGCTGCATAAATCACCCTGAAATTCGATCAAAAACCACAAAAACTTATATTAGATTTAGATCAATGATCTGATTGAAGATGGTGCATCTTAACGCTCAGGACCTCATTCATGCTCCCTAGCCTGTTCATCTCCCACGGATCGCCGATGCTTGCCCTGGAACCCGGCGCCAGCGGCCCGGCCCTTGTCCGCCTGGCCGCCGAGCTGCCGCACCCCAAGGCTATAGTGGTGGTGTCGGCCCACTGGGAAAGCCAGAACCTGCGGGTCAGCAGCAACCCCCAACCGCAAACCTGGCATGACTTCGGTGGTTTCCCCGCGGCGCTGTTCGCCGTGCAATACCCGGCTCCCGGCCAGCCTGAGCTCGCGGAACAGGTGGCGCAGCTGCTCAGGGCCGACGGCCTGCCGGCGCAGCTCGACGACCAGCGCCCGTTCGACCATGGGGTCTGGGTGCCGCTGTCTCTGATGTACCCACAGGCGGACATTCCGGTGGTCCAGGTTTCCCTGCCCAGCCGAATGGGTCCGGCCTTGCAGACTCAGGTCGGCCATGCCCTGTCCAGCCTGCGGCAACAAGGGGTGCTATTGATCGGCTCGGGTAGCATTACCCACAATCTGCGCGAACTGGACTGGCACGCCGGCCCGGAAAGCGTCGAGCCCTGGGCCAAGGCTTTTCGCGACTGGATGATCGAGAAACTCGCCGCCAACGATGAAGCCGCGCTGCACGATTACCGTCGCCAGGCACCCAATGCGGTGCGCAGCCACCCCAGCGACGAACACCTGCTGCCGCTGTATTTCGCCAGAGGCGCCGGCGGCGACTTCAGCATCGCCCATCAAGGTTTCACCATGGGCGCGCTGGGCATGGATATCTATCGTTTCGGTTGATGCCGCTGCCAGGCCTGACGCATGGCGAGCGACAGCAGGTCCAAACACCAGGCAAAAAAATCCCCGCACCAGGCGGGGATTTTTTCGTTCAACCCATCAGCTCGGCGCCGATCAGTCTTCGCGATAGCGACGCAGCTTCAGCTGCTTGCCGGCCACGCGAGTGTCCTTCAGTTTGGTCAACAGACGCTCCAGACCTTCCTCCGGCAGCTCGACCAGGCTGAAGCTGTCACGCACCTGGATGCGACCGATGGCTTCGCGGGCCAGGCCGCCTTCGTTGAGGATGGCGCCCAGCAGGTTCTTGGCCGCGATACCGTCACGCGCGCCCAGCGCGGTACGGCAACGGGCACGACCTTCAGCCAGAGGCATCGGCGCGCGACGCTCACGCTCGCCGCGATCAGGACGATCGCCGGAACGCTCGGGACGGTCGCCACGTGGCGCACTGTTCGGCACCAGTGGGCGTTCCTTCTCGATCGCTGCCAGGTTCAGTGCCTGACCGTTGGTGGCCTTGCGCAGCAGGGCCGCGGCCAGGGCACGCGGGCTGCAACCGATATCGGCGGTCAGGCGATCCAGCAGATCACCGTGGGTCGATTCAGCGTCAGCCACCAGCGGCGACAGGCTGTTGGTCAGCTTCTTGATGCGCGCATCGAGAACGGCTTGGGCGTCCGGCAGGCGAACCTCGGCCACCTTTTGACCGGTTACACGCTCGATCACTTGCAGCATGCGGCGCTCGCGTGGAGTCACCAGCAGCAGCGCACGACCTTCGCGACCGGCACGGCCGGTACGGCCGATACGGTGCACATAGGATTCCGGGTCGTACGGCATGTCCACGTTAAATACGTGGGTGATGCGCGGTACGTCCAGGCCACGGGCGGCAACGTCGGTCGCCACAACGATGTCCAGACGGCCATCCTTGAGGGAAT harbors:
- a CDS encoding DODA-type extradiol aromatic ring-opening family dioxygenase; translated protein: MLPSLFISHGSPMLALEPGASGPALVRLAAELPHPKAIVVVSAHWESQNLRVSSNPQPQTWHDFGGFPAALFAVQYPAPGQPELAEQVAQLLRADGLPAQLDDQRPFDHGVWVPLSLMYPQADIPVVQVSLPSRMGPALQTQVGHALSSLRQQGVLLIGSGSITHNLRELDWHAGPESVEPWAKAFRDWMIEKLAANDEAALHDYRRQAPNAVRSHPSDEHLLPLYFARGAGGDFSIAHQGFTMGALGMDIYRFG